A window from Temnothorax longispinosus isolate EJ_2023e chromosome 1, Tlon_JGU_v1, whole genome shotgun sequence encodes these proteins:
- the Frmd5 gene encoding uncharacterized protein Frmd5 isoform X2, translating into MLKFGSKSDVTVVHRATIRLFDDNEIIYCDFQPQEKGRYILEYVCKQLNILEMDYFGLRYVDKERERHWLDLAKTAIKQVKDMHEILLCFRVKFYPPDPLRLKEEITRYQVYQQLKRDLLYGRLCCSPGEAALLVGCIVQSELGDYDPEIHEGNYISEHKLLKTQTPTIEEKAMELHQTQLKGFTPEQAENYFLRIASQLDTYAVDPHLVKDPDKGTQLHLGINHCGILTFQDSKKIQHFRWSEVQKINFEGKMFIVHVTINEKKHLVGFKCPTATNCRHVWRCAIEQMLFFTLPRASDAPVVSGGSIFSWGYKFKYTGRTEREVLEEAGPLRKEEPPIQRCQTTCLRRKASSVPATPSTPSQDLVEIRYSSLPRSCHSAGLDGSGMLEGGAGVPLSSPYCPDNTLPLLETVSEDQEIHTRRNNAVDENDTHASATHTSTTTITTTTTTITTSNTITTNRAKAKLKFPKSTLNRPQPLYSQKIVIGSEELAGHDVKHVVRQRINALTNERCPTVVRSTALIIKSSKAPASANGRIPVKSVHYAHDEHGDKTRVEVSEIDGEVGRGSTTTKTANGCANLAERPGLSNGFDHSGVSGRREAAVGQHEGEANDYYFRDSFDHSSSESQLLDASGKPHSRSVTPVPKMQKLQNSKLSLQQQQHHQGARRAASGKLRHRSLHVVRIFIPAFMLTITVLFIVTVLVFETDTTLFNSLRKTPEMVALRSQYYVPIKEFLRTKLGLF; encoded by the exons ATGTTGAAATTCGGCAGCAAGAGCGACGTGACGGTGGTGCATCGCGCCACTATTCGACTGTTCGACGACAACGAAATTATCTACTGCGACTTTCAG CCACAAGAAAAAGGACGATACATCCTCGAATATGTGTGTAAGCAGCTCAACATTTTGGAGATGGACTACTTCGGGCTTCGCTACGTCGATAAAGAAAGGGAAAGG caTTGGCTGGACCTAGCGAAAACGGCGATTAAGCAGGTAAAAG ACATGCACGAGATTTTGCTGTGCTTTCGCGTGAAATTCTACCCGCCCGATCCTCTGCGGCTAAAGGAGGAGATCACCAGGTATCAAGTGTACCAGCAGCTCAAAAGGGACCTGCTTTACGGACGTTTGTGTTGCAGCCCCGGTGAAGCAGCGCTTCTGGTGGGTTGCATCGTGCAAA GTGAACTGGGGGATTACGATCCCGAAATCCACGAAGGGAACTATATCTCCGAGCACAAATTGCTGAAGACGCAGACGCCGACGATTGAGGAGAAGGCGATGGAGCTACATCAGACTCAGTTGAAAGGGTTCACCCCGGAACAAGCGGAAAACTACTTCCTTAGGATAGCCTCGCAATTGGACACGTACGCGGTAGATCCACATCTGGTCAAG GATCCCGACAAGGGCACGCAGCTTCATCTGGGCATCAACCACTGTGGGATCCTGACATTCCAAGACTCAAAGAAGATACAGCATTTCCGCTGGTCGGAAGTTCAGAAGATCAATTTCGAAGGGAAGATGTTTATCGTGCATGTGACGATAAACGAG AAAAAGCATCTCGTCGGGTTCAAATGTCCCACGGCAACGAACTGTCGTCACGTGTGGAGATGCGCTATCGAGCAGATGCTGTTTTTTAC CTTGCCGAGGGCGTCGGACGCGCCGGTGGTGAGTGGCGGCTCCATCTTTTCGTGGGGATACAAGTTTAAATATACCGGAAGAACGGAAAGGGAAGTTCTGGAGGAGGCAGGACCACTCCGGAAAGAGGAGCCGCCGATACAACGCTGCCAAACAACGTGTTTGAGAAGAAAGGCCAGCAGCGTACCGGCAACCCCCAGCACGCCGAGCCAGGATCTCGTCGAAATAC GATATTCCAGTTTACCACGTAGCTGTCACAGCGCGGGCCTGGACGGCAGCGGGATGCTGGAGGGCGGTGCGGGGGTTCCCCTCAGCTCGCCCTATTGTCCAGACAATACCTTGCCCCTTCTGGAGACCGTATCCGAGGACCAAGAGATTCACACCAGGAGAAACAACG CCGTAGACGAAAATGATACGCATGCGAGTGCCACCCACACGTCTACTACTACcatcaccaccaccactacCACCATCACCACCTCCAACACCATCACCACAAACCGTGCGAAAGCCAAACTGAAATTTCCCAAGAGCACGCTGAACCGACCGCAACCGTTGTACAGTCAGAAAATAGTGATAGGCTCGGAGGAGCTGGCGGGCCACGACGTCAAGCACGTCGTGCGGCAGCGCATTAACGCCCTGACTAACGAGCGATGCCCGACGGTGGTGCGGTCGACCGCCCTGATAATCAAGAGCTCGAAGGCGCCGGCGAGTGCCAACGGACGCATCCCTGTCAAAAGCGTGCACTACGCGCACGACGAGCACGGCGATAAAACGCGGGTAGAGGTAAGCGAGATCGACGGCGAGGTAGGCCGCggatcgacgacgacgaagaccgCCAACGGTTGCGCGAATCTGGCCGAGAGGCCCGGACTGTCGAATGGATTCGATCACTCGGGAGTCTCGGGACGACGGGAGGCAGCAG TCGGTCAGCACGAGGGCGAGGCGAACGATTACTACTTCAGGGACTCCTTCGACCACTCCTCGTCGGAGAGTCAGCTGTTGGACGCATCCGGCAAGCCGCACAGTCGTTCGGTCACACCGGTACCGAAGATGCAGAAGTTGCAAAATTCCAAGCTCAGCctccagcagcagcagcaccaTCAGGGCGCCCGGCGTGCGGCGAGCGGCAAGCTCAGACACAGGAGTCTGCACGTGGTCAGGATCTTCATTCCAGCGTTTATGCTGACGATCACGGTGCTGTTCATTGTGACGGTATTGGTGTTCGAGACGGACACAACGCTGTTCAACAGCCTGCGCAAAACACCGGAAATGGTGGCCTTAAGGAGCCAATATTACGTTCCGATCAAGGAGTTCCTGCGGACCAAGCTCGGCCTATTTTGA
- the Frmd5 gene encoding uncharacterized protein Frmd5 isoform X1, with protein sequence MLKFGSKSDVTVVHRATIRLFDDNEIIYCDFQPQEKGRYILEYVCKQLNILEMDYFGLRYVDKERERHWLDLAKTAIKQVKDMHEILLCFRVKFYPPDPLRLKEEITRYQVYQQLKRDLLYGRLCCSPGEAALLVGCIVQSELGDYDPEIHEGNYISEHKLLKTQTPTIEEKAMELHQTQLKGFTPEQAENYFLRIASQLDTYAVDPHLVKDPDKGTQLHLGINHCGILTFQDSKKIQHFRWSEVQKINFEGKMFIVHVTINEDVRTKKKHLVGFKCPTATNCRHVWRCAIEQMLFFTLPRASDAPVVSGGSIFSWGYKFKYTGRTEREVLEEAGPLRKEEPPIQRCQTTCLRRKASSVPATPSTPSQDLVEIRYSSLPRSCHSAGLDGSGMLEGGAGVPLSSPYCPDNTLPLLETVSEDQEIHTRRNNAVDENDTHASATHTSTTTITTTTTTITTSNTITTNRAKAKLKFPKSTLNRPQPLYSQKIVIGSEELAGHDVKHVVRQRINALTNERCPTVVRSTALIIKSSKAPASANGRIPVKSVHYAHDEHGDKTRVEVSEIDGEVGRGSTTTKTANGCANLAERPGLSNGFDHSGVSGRREAAVGQHEGEANDYYFRDSFDHSSSESQLLDASGKPHSRSVTPVPKMQKLQNSKLSLQQQQHHQGARRAASGKLRHRSLHVVRIFIPAFMLTITVLFIVTVLVFETDTTLFNSLRKTPEMVALRSQYYVPIKEFLRTKLGLF encoded by the exons ATGTTGAAATTCGGCAGCAAGAGCGACGTGACGGTGGTGCATCGCGCCACTATTCGACTGTTCGACGACAACGAAATTATCTACTGCGACTTTCAG CCACAAGAAAAAGGACGATACATCCTCGAATATGTGTGTAAGCAGCTCAACATTTTGGAGATGGACTACTTCGGGCTTCGCTACGTCGATAAAGAAAGGGAAAGG caTTGGCTGGACCTAGCGAAAACGGCGATTAAGCAGGTAAAAG ACATGCACGAGATTTTGCTGTGCTTTCGCGTGAAATTCTACCCGCCCGATCCTCTGCGGCTAAAGGAGGAGATCACCAGGTATCAAGTGTACCAGCAGCTCAAAAGGGACCTGCTTTACGGACGTTTGTGTTGCAGCCCCGGTGAAGCAGCGCTTCTGGTGGGTTGCATCGTGCAAA GTGAACTGGGGGATTACGATCCCGAAATCCACGAAGGGAACTATATCTCCGAGCACAAATTGCTGAAGACGCAGACGCCGACGATTGAGGAGAAGGCGATGGAGCTACATCAGACTCAGTTGAAAGGGTTCACCCCGGAACAAGCGGAAAACTACTTCCTTAGGATAGCCTCGCAATTGGACACGTACGCGGTAGATCCACATCTGGTCAAG GATCCCGACAAGGGCACGCAGCTTCATCTGGGCATCAACCACTGTGGGATCCTGACATTCCAAGACTCAAAGAAGATACAGCATTTCCGCTGGTCGGAAGTTCAGAAGATCAATTTCGAAGGGAAGATGTTTATCGTGCATGTGACGATAAACGAG GACGTTAGGACGAAG AAAAAGCATCTCGTCGGGTTCAAATGTCCCACGGCAACGAACTGTCGTCACGTGTGGAGATGCGCTATCGAGCAGATGCTGTTTTTTAC CTTGCCGAGGGCGTCGGACGCGCCGGTGGTGAGTGGCGGCTCCATCTTTTCGTGGGGATACAAGTTTAAATATACCGGAAGAACGGAAAGGGAAGTTCTGGAGGAGGCAGGACCACTCCGGAAAGAGGAGCCGCCGATACAACGCTGCCAAACAACGTGTTTGAGAAGAAAGGCCAGCAGCGTACCGGCAACCCCCAGCACGCCGAGCCAGGATCTCGTCGAAATAC GATATTCCAGTTTACCACGTAGCTGTCACAGCGCGGGCCTGGACGGCAGCGGGATGCTGGAGGGCGGTGCGGGGGTTCCCCTCAGCTCGCCCTATTGTCCAGACAATACCTTGCCCCTTCTGGAGACCGTATCCGAGGACCAAGAGATTCACACCAGGAGAAACAACG CCGTAGACGAAAATGATACGCATGCGAGTGCCACCCACACGTCTACTACTACcatcaccaccaccactacCACCATCACCACCTCCAACACCATCACCACAAACCGTGCGAAAGCCAAACTGAAATTTCCCAAGAGCACGCTGAACCGACCGCAACCGTTGTACAGTCAGAAAATAGTGATAGGCTCGGAGGAGCTGGCGGGCCACGACGTCAAGCACGTCGTGCGGCAGCGCATTAACGCCCTGACTAACGAGCGATGCCCGACGGTGGTGCGGTCGACCGCCCTGATAATCAAGAGCTCGAAGGCGCCGGCGAGTGCCAACGGACGCATCCCTGTCAAAAGCGTGCACTACGCGCACGACGAGCACGGCGATAAAACGCGGGTAGAGGTAAGCGAGATCGACGGCGAGGTAGGCCGCggatcgacgacgacgaagaccgCCAACGGTTGCGCGAATCTGGCCGAGAGGCCCGGACTGTCGAATGGATTCGATCACTCGGGAGTCTCGGGACGACGGGAGGCAGCAG TCGGTCAGCACGAGGGCGAGGCGAACGATTACTACTTCAGGGACTCCTTCGACCACTCCTCGTCGGAGAGTCAGCTGTTGGACGCATCCGGCAAGCCGCACAGTCGTTCGGTCACACCGGTACCGAAGATGCAGAAGTTGCAAAATTCCAAGCTCAGCctccagcagcagcagcaccaTCAGGGCGCCCGGCGTGCGGCGAGCGGCAAGCTCAGACACAGGAGTCTGCACGTGGTCAGGATCTTCATTCCAGCGTTTATGCTGACGATCACGGTGCTGTTCATTGTGACGGTATTGGTGTTCGAGACGGACACAACGCTGTTCAACAGCCTGCGCAAAACACCGGAAATGGTGGCCTTAAGGAGCCAATATTACGTTCCGATCAAGGAGTTCCTGCGGACCAAGCTCGGCCTATTTTGA